Sequence from the Meriones unguiculatus strain TT.TT164.6M chromosome 5, Bangor_MerUng_6.1, whole genome shotgun sequence genome:
TTCAGAGCTTTCCATTTCTGATCTTAGTAAGCCCTGGCTCTGGTCATGAGCTTGTCCTTTCATGAGATTCAGGGGGAGAGGTACTGATAGGTGGGCCTGGCCACCTCTCCTGCTTTCGTGGAGGTAGCAGGTGAAGATACAGGCTCGGTCCCCAAGCAGGAGGTGGGGATCTTCAGCAGGGTGCCAGCCCCATCAGGGCACTGTCCTCTGAGCCACGTGCTGTCATGGAAAAGGCCAGGTGCTGGGCTGTCTGTGCTTTTCCTCTTTTGCCATCTCTGTCAATGTGGATATGCCCCAGTGATCCAGTCTGTGAGCTTTGGgactgtgaggaggaggaggaataagaGGAGGactaggaagaggaaaaggaggaggagttggTAAATGGGTTCTAATTGGTGTTCTTGTATGGTGTGGGCAGGGCAGGTTGTAGGTCTTGCCTCTCTGAGCTCAGCTCTCCCATTTTCATCTTGGGTTGTATAATGTTCTTTGCAGGATTTCAAGGCTAAGATGGTTCGTGGCTACTGCGATCTTTTTATATATGCCTCACGTCATGTGTTCCTCAGATTGTATTTGTTCAGTGGGGTGTGAGAAGGCTCTGCAGTACACTTTGCCTAGTGagggaaattgtgtgtgtgtgttttcctgcatttttctacaagggGTTGTATGTAGCCAGTCTTGTGACAGTCCTCCTGAGCTGCCTGTTGTGTtcttaaataagtttaaaaatattcttttcctttAAAGCTGTTATAAAAAAGCATTTCTGAGCCGTTTGTAAAGGTGCTGTGTTTGCGTGTCATTGTGAGCACGATAGCAGTGTTACACCTGACACCAAGCTGATCTGGTGATCAGCTTGGTGGTATGCTTCCAGGCTAGGCTCCCAGAAGGCCTGCCTCACTCCTGTGCCCTTTCTTTTTGGCCCATTTTTTTCTACGCAGCACTATCTTCCGGTCTCCACTTGACATGAGCTTGAGGATGCTGCCCTCCCTCAGCTGTGGTCTGTCTCCCGTCTGTTCTTCCCCAGCACTCAGCCTTCACTTGGAAGGTTACATCAGTGTGACTGATGCCACTTGTACTGTCCTTTACAGGTCTTAGTAAGAGCTGCACTCTGGGGAGCCTGAACAGACTGAAGCTGAGCTGGGCAGTTcacactgccccccccccagtcATTTAAGAGTGACATCAGCCTTCTGTTGCTACAAAAGCACTTACATAGTACAGTCTCAGTAGAAACAATGGGAAGTGTAGGTGCTGAAGTGAGGAAAATGCCACATGATGGCCTGAGTTCCACCAGCCTACCCTAGATATCACCAGCTTTTAAAGCCTTCGCccctttatgtatttattatattgaGCTTATCCCCTCCTACCTCCCAGCCTCTTTTTGGCCCCTTCCCATGAGTCCCCCTTATCCTGGACAGTTAAATATTTCTGTGGATTACTCTTAGCACACTATGATATTTTTAACCAAAATGAGATGCTGTATATGGCAGTTTTTTGAGAATGTTATATGTTCTGCTTGGTTTTCGTCAATACAAGCTAAGAGTTATATGGGAAGAGAAGTCTTGAGAATGCCTGTATCAGATTGACCTGGAGCAGCCTATTGCTGCTTTTTCTTGACTAACAATTGGTGTGGGAGGGAGAGCCCAGatcactgtgggcagcaccacttCCGGGCAAtagaagaaagcaggccgagcaagccagtcagcagggttcctgccctgacttacCTCAGTGATGACTGTGACCTGAGAATtgaaagctgaaataaaccctttcttactcacattgcttttggttatgatgttcatcataaaaataaaaaccctagaAGACATTGTGGTAAAGTGAATCTAATAGCTTAGGCTTTGCTGGGGCACTCATGTTATAAGTGTCAGTCGATTCACAGGTACATTCAGTCGATacatacaatgttctgcctgcatgtacacctgaacactagaagagggcaccaattttcattatagatggttgtgagccaccatgtggttgctgggaattgaactccggacctctggaagagcaaacagtgctcttaaccactgagccatctctccagccctgctcttgTGAATTTAACTGTTCAAAATACCTTACATTTATTTGTTGTGGTGGTTTATTTTACTTAGCACAATGTCCTTAAGACTCATTCATGAAATCTTGAGTTGcaaatgctttcatttttaagGCTAATTAATATTCCATTCTATGTACATACtacttttttgttctggggtttgtgcgttttctttgcttttttttttttttttttttttttttttttttgacaaggtctcactgtttGACCCTgtctggccttgaaatcacaaagatcagcctgcctcctgaatactgggcataaaggtgtgagccaccgtgtcTGGCTGTTGGCTGTTTTATAATctattattttcagctgtcttcAGTATCCTGTGTCAATATATTTTTGGGAGGCTTGAGGAGTGAGTCAACATGgactccctatgtagccaagggcGATCTTGAACTGCTCCACCCACCGAGTGCTGGCGACAGCAAGTGCTGGTACTCCAGTGGTGCGCCTCGTATATGGCACATGAGCACACTGCCAGCTGGCCTACATCACCAGCCCCGTAAAGTGTGATGCTGCCCCTGGTTACCAGCCATACcactgtgttctgcctgcctgtctagCCATCCCCTTCTCTTGTCTAAGGTTTATTGGGGTGTAACTTACAAAAATTTGTTAGAAGTGTGTCAGAGGTTTTGTTTGTAGTTTTGTTACCAGTCAAGTTTGAATATATGATATGTCCACTACCTAGAGCCATTTTTTGTGTCCAGTGAACACTCTGGTTCCCTTCTCTTTTTACATTCAGTTATTCTTAATTATTATTtgatgtgttttgcctgcatgtatgactaTGCACCATCTGCATGCAGTGACtgaggaaggcagaagaggatatcaggtcaccctggaactagaattacagatggttgttagttGCCGTGTGGTTTCTGGGTGACAGTCAAACctaagtcctctggaagatcagccagacCTCTTAGCCGCTGAGTTAAATCTCTAgacggtggttctcaaccttcttaatgtgTGACACTTCAATACAATCCTTCATGTTGTAGCAACCCCCAACCATAAtatcattttgttgctacttactaactgtaattttgctactgttaggaatcctAATGtacatatctgatatgtgacctcttGGTTCACAgcccaaaggttgagaaccactgctctagatccTCCTCTTGTTTTAAGTCTAGGTGTCATGTGTGCAAACTGACTTCATATTACTAATGTGGCTGAGGATGAACTTCAATTTCTGATCCTCGTGGCTCCAtcccctgagtactgggattctagccatgcaccaccacatctgctCTATtctgtgctgggaatggaactaaTGGCTcagtgcatgctaggcaagtaccctACCAATAAAGCCCAGCCTGCTAAAAATGCTAGGACTTCAGGCttctaccaccatgcctagcatcACTCATGTCTCTTCACTGTCTTTCTTTGGAGCTCAGTGCAGCAGCCTTGTGAAGCAGTTTGTGGTGTCATCATTTACAGATGAAACAGCAAGGGTAGGGAAGAGGGCTTTGTGTCTTGGCCTGAGTCCAGGACTTTCTCACCCCATTCAGTCATCTCTTTTAACAGCTCCAGGATAGTGGATGGGAGTGCTTTTCTGACATGTTTTTCCAGTTATGAAACTGTTAATGTAAATCAAGAGCTTCTTCATATGGGAgggttttgaaaaatattttatgtgaatgaatgtttacttgcatgtatatCCTTGCACCACATTCCTGCAGTGatgaaagaagccagaagagggtatcagatcgcCCTGAGACTGATGTTTGAGGGGGTTGTTAGCTGTggtataggtgctgggaatagaggCTGGGTcctcagcaaaagcagcaagttcttttaactgctgaaccatgtctccagcctcCAAAATGTCAACTTTTGAGATAATTTTTCTAAAAAGCTAGTCTTGGGTGGTTGTGGTGCTTTGTTTAGAATCAAGAAAAATGAGTGCACTATCATCCAATCTTGGGGTATAATGCTTTCCCCTAAGGTGTAACTCAGCTTTCTAAACTTGTCTTCTCAGGTATTTTATGCATGGTGTATGTCGCGAAGGCAGCCAGTGCCTGTTCTCACATGACTTGGCAAACAGCAAACCATCCACCATCTGCAAATACTACCAGAAGGGCTACTGCGCCTACGGTGCacgctgcaggcaagcctgtcaTGATTGTGGTCACTGAAGTGGAGCTATGTGTGGAGAATGCGggttgtgtttggttttgttggcaGGGTTTTATGCtacccaggctgacttcaaatgctatgtagccaaggctgtcttTGAATTTCTGTTTTCCTGCCTCTATGCATGAGCCCTGATGAGGGGgaaattttaaacttaaaattgTACTTAGaatattaataatttgtgttttgcttttaaatCCCTTATGATATATCCTTTTCGTACTGCTACCAACCCATCACTGTGGTTTTGTGAATCATAAGGTGGTATACCATTGattgttttataaaaattatttatttattttatatatgagtgctctatctgcatgtacacctgcatgccagaagagggcatcagatcccaatataaatggttgtgagccatcatgtggttgctgggaattgaactaaggacctctagaagaacagacagTCCCAATCAGCGTGTCCTAGCGATTTCTGCCCAGGGGGCCTGGACACCTTGGTGGCACAGGTGTCAAGGGCTCTTTTTGGGTGGTCTGGGCAGTGGATAGGTTCCTGTCAGTCCTACTGGGACATTTAGGTGTGGCTATAGGTAGCAGGTTACATGGCCCTAACAGCCTTTTCTAGTAGAAAGTACAGAGACAGACCCTTGCTCACTTTAGTGAGTCCAGCTGTTGGTGGCTGGGAGTTCAGGGAGTGTTGTGGGGGCTGAGATGTTGGAGCCTGAATGGCCATGATACATTGTTGTGTTTTGTTCAGATATGATCATACAAAGCCCCCAGCTGCAGCAGGTGGAGCTGTGGGCCCTGCGCCCCCCTCTTTGCCCTCCTTGGGCTTAAACAGTTCTCAGCCCTCTCCCGACATCGCCACATCTGTTATGAGGACACATTTGCATGAACCTGGGAAGCGGGAGAAGAAGACGCTGGTGCTCAGAGACCGCAGTGAGTGTACTGCAGCCTTCGCTGCCTTTAGGGAAGCAGCATGTATGGCTTACTGCTGCTTTCAGACCTCCTCGTCACAAAGCTCCTGGCATCATAGGAGCTCAGAGTTGATCTGAAAACAGGCTACAGAGGTTCAGAGATGTATCTCCACAGCTGGGCTGAGCTCCAAGCCCAGCAAAGCATCAGAGTGGTCCTTTGTCACCATGAAAGTGCCTCTTCATAGGGGTCACCCACTGATGAGAAACTGCAAGCTACTCATTTTGAAGCAGGGTGTTTTAATGGAAAGCACATGTCACTTTCTCTTGTTTGGAGCCATACCCTTGTAGTGACTGCTTTGGGAGTTTCAGGAGCATCTTCAAACACAGGGCAAGGAACAGGTGTGAGCCTAGAACAGgtttgagagaaagaaagcatcAAGTGGTAAAGGCTTCTGAACAGCTGGGCCTCACTGGGAAGGTACCCAGCTCTTGGAATTGTTCCCCTCAGAATAGGTGGATTCTGCTCTCAGCAGACATCATCAGCCTGGAGCAGTGGGTCACTTCTGGTAGTGCCAGCAGTATGTGACAGGCAACACCCCACGGGCTTCAGGCCTCAGGATTGGTGCTTCTACAGTggagccactgtgttctgttgaCCTTGTCAATTTCTTTCGTGTTTTGGGTGGTTTTAGCATTAAATGGTCTGTATGTTGACATCTTGTGTTGTGTATAAAAACACCCCCTTACCTTTTGTTGTTCTGCATGTTCATGCAAGGTCTGGGTCGTCTCTCAGCCTCTGCACTGTTGTTACTCTCTGGCTTGCTTTTCACTAGCTGTTTCTAGTTTAGATTATTAGCTGACATGTAAGATTGAGCCTGttcttatgtgtgtatgtgtgtgtgtgcgtgtgcttgtgtgtgtgttttgtgttgagATCTCACTGGCCTGGCTGAAGACAAGACTCCTCCGAGCACAGTGAATAATCCAGATGGCTGCAGTGATGCTCAGACCAGCCCGGAGATGAAGCCCCATTCCTACCTAGATGCCATCAGGACTGGCCTGGATGACTTGGAGGCCAGCAGCTCCTACAGCAATGAGCAGCAGCTGTGCCCCTATGCTGCTGCTGGGGAGTGCCGCTTTGGAGATGCCTGTGTCTACCTGCATGGGGACATGTGTGAGATCTGCAGGCTTCAAGTCCTCCACCCCTATGACCCAGAGCAAAGGAAGGCCCATGAGAAGGTAACTTGAAAACCTTTGCATGAATTTGTTTTAAGAAACTTGAATGTACCAGGGGATAGAGTCATTCAGGAGTCTCACAGGCATCTTTCTGCCAGAAATGCCTATGTTGTATACCTGGCTTATTTCTATTGTTTTCAAGTTCTTTTCCTGTTGCCATTTTATcaattttttattattgaaaacaaagaagaataaGTATTAGAAATGCAAAGTTCaggactggaaagatgtctcaccAATTAAGGGCATTTGCTGAGGCTGGAGGTGGTGGCAGACAACTtggattccagcacttgggaggcagaggcagtcagatctctgaattcaaggccggcctggtctacagagtgagttttagaaTAATCAgggacacacagaaaaaaaaccctgtctcaaaacaaacaaataaacaataaaaatttccgctcttgcagaggaccagcattcacttcccagcacccaattTGGGCAGCTCTGGGCAAccctctgtaattccagccccagAGAGTCCAACATTGTCTTCTCACTTCCCTaagaacacgcacacacacatacaaataatagTGATAAATCATTCAGCTCTAAGAAGTGCAaagtaaggctggagagatggcacatcGGTTAAGAATATTGGCTGCTCTTAGAAAGGGCTGAGGTTCAGTTCCtacacccatatggcagcttacagctgtaactctagctccaggggaatccaacaccctGACACAGACAGACatttaggcaaaacacccatgcacataaaatgaatcaaataaaaataaaaagaagcttcAGTGCATTCATCTCACAGAACATTTAGTgcattctttgagaaaaactaaTGAGTTAAAAAATGCAAAGTAAAGAAAACCGGAGCATATGTGCCTGTCTTCTAtgccacatgtacacacatcttTCCTCCCTAGCTTTAGATGTCTCTCTGGTTGGGATCCAGGCAGCCAATGTTTTGGAAACTTCGGAAAACCTTTATTATAGactttcctttaattttattatttgtgtgtgtgtgtgtgtgtgtatggatgtgtatCTGTGTTCGTGCCTGTGCCTGTGTATACCTGTAGAATTGAGAAGAGAGTATGTAGAATCTttgagttggagttacaggcagttgtgagctgatgAGGGTAACTGGAacccaaactcagatcctttggaagagcaacaagagctcttaactgctgcgccatccctctagccccttTTATCATGGACTCTTAAGAGCCAAGTGTTGAAAGGCTCTGAATATCCTGGTATCCGGAGGGTGTCCCTCACATTAGGCTGTGTGCTCATTCCAGGGCTATGAAGGTGGATTAGAAATGAAGAAGCTCAGGATTACAGCATTAGAGGCCAGGTCACATATCTAAGGATTGGTATTACATGGGATAAAGTGGTCATGGCCTCTCACAGAAGGCCTATATGTCTCAGGAGGGCTGCTAACACAGTGCATGCCGGCAGCTTTGCCTCATTTGGAAATCAGAATCCCAACTGTGACTTCAACAAGTCACATGCCCAGCAGGCAGCATTCTTGGCAGCTCAGCCTCTGTGGGACAGCAAGCTGTGGGACTCAGATTGGGTCCACTTTTTGTCCACATGCATAGAGTACTGTGCTGTTCACTCAGCTCTCAGTGCAGGGGCCTGGGTCGTCTTATCTGCCTGCTTTCACTTGAATTCACTCAGCTCAGTGACAGTTACTTGGTGTTTCCTGTATTGATGTCTAAAATAGGCATGACATCAGAAGAGCCAGGAGACCTGCAACCCAGTGCTCATGAATGCTGCCACCTCCACGGTAATCTAAGTGTTCTAGAGCTCCGTGGCATTAATCTGGAGTGGCCGTATCCTACTAGGGAATCCAGGACATGGTGGCTTGAGGTTCACTTTGTGGTCAGGGCACTGCAGCTGCTGTGGCTATGTGGCTGAGCAACTCCTGGAATCTTGGCCACAGATAACCTAACGCTTCCTCCCTGTCATCCTCAGATGTGTATGTCCACCTTTGAACACGAGATGGAAAAGGCTTTTGCCTTCCAGGCGAGCCAGGACAAAGTGTGCAGCATCTGTATGGAGGTGATCCTGGAGAAGGCATCTGCCTCTGAGAGGAGGTTTGGCATTCTGTCCAGCTGCAGCCACACCTACTGCCTATCCTGCATCCGCCAATGGAGATGCGCCAAGCAGTTTGAAAACCCGATCATCAAGTGAGTGCTGCTGGACTTCTGCAGTCACGGGGTCTGCTGCTCTCTAGAGCGCAGGCCCCCAGCTTTGTGAGCTTGCACAGGACATCCTTTCTGAGCCCATCTGCCTATCTTTGGTGCTTCAGGTTTTTTTTCACCTTAATAAAGGGTTTTAGGTTCCCTTGGAGTATAGGTCCTGTGCATGTTGTTGGGAGCTACCTGTGTGCAGCAGCTTCACTGAGGGAGAAGAGAGTGCTGTGGGGTCCAGTATTTTCCAGAGTTGCTCAGCTGATATGCAGTCTAGTTCTAGAAACTTGATTATCCCCTAAAGCCTATACTGCCACCCACCCATTCTTCCATTAGGCAGCCTCCAACCTCTTCTCTACAGATACCTTACTCTGCTCT
This genomic interval carries:
- the Mkrn2 gene encoding E3 ubiquitin-protein ligase makorin-2 isoform X1, whose product is MSTKQVTCRYFMHGVCREGSQCLFSHDLANSKPSTICKYYQKGYCAYGARCRYDHTKPPAAAGGAVGPAPPSLPSLGLNSSQPSPDIATSVMRTHLHEPGKREKKTLVLRDRNLTGLAEDKTPPSTVNNPDGCSDAQTSPEMKPHSYLDAIRTGLDDLEASSSYSNEQQLCPYAAAGECRFGDACVYLHGDMCEICRLQVLHPYDPEQRKAHEKMCMSTFEHEMEKAFAFQASQDKVCSICMEVILEKASASERRFGILSSCSHTYCLSCIRQWRCAKQFENPIIKSCPECRVISEFVIPSVYWVEDQDKKNELIEAFKQGMGKKACKYFEQGKGTCPFGSKCLYRHAYPDGRLAEPEKPRKQLSSEGTVRFFNSVRLWDFIENRETQQVQSTDDVDVTELGDLFMHLSGVDSSEP
- the Mkrn2 gene encoding E3 ubiquitin-protein ligase makorin-2 isoform X2 — encoded protein: MHGVCREGSQCLFSHDLANSKPSTICKYYQKGYCAYGARCRYDHTKPPAAAGGAVGPAPPSLPSLGLNSSQPSPDIATSVMRTHLHEPGKREKKTLVLRDRNLTGLAEDKTPPSTVNNPDGCSDAQTSPEMKPHSYLDAIRTGLDDLEASSSYSNEQQLCPYAAAGECRFGDACVYLHGDMCEICRLQVLHPYDPEQRKAHEKMCMSTFEHEMEKAFAFQASQDKVCSICMEVILEKASASERRFGILSSCSHTYCLSCIRQWRCAKQFENPIIKSCPECRVISEFVIPSVYWVEDQDKKNELIEAFKQGMGKKACKYFEQGKGTCPFGSKCLYRHAYPDGRLAEPEKPRKQLSSEGTVRFFNSVRLWDFIENRETQQVQSTDDVDVTELGDLFMHLSGVDSSEP